Proteins encoded in a region of the Enterococcus gilvus ATCC BAA-350 genome:
- a CDS encoding BglG family transcription antiterminator, with protein sequence MQQITKRQIQVLFQLLENTEPMTTKELADQRNVSVRTIKYDLDSIRAWLKERNHDLTSKRSQGVWLVLSDSERIKLKSELMGVDRLELFADQTLRLDRLSIHLMLTNQAITSLELADRLMVSKDTILNDLEVLEVRLESLGLTLARVPRKGFLITGPEHQVRLLIEEVLQKDLTDYDIYKIMDLLLQSEKQEGYELYSAKETAFQKVFNQVLGDMRQLLKQIDTSELNYAELLNMLIRVAIATVRLQNEYTIGRYQLLNDPKEQQELSYLLMQQVFDQYQLPLFEDEYRYIYSDTFENDPQQDVMTLTENLILKVSKKINYSFFNDPQLLTNLYAHLSMRLSRKQKFVNEYNPFKEDIKAKYPELFEAIETVVRREIQGKSLLINDSFIAYIALHFLVSYEKAADLRSVRAVYVCSTGLGVTSLIKQKISEELSNIEIAAFASVLNAQEIIKQKEPELVISIFPIEGMDCEFIKVHPLPTKQDLEKIQQAVKKILQQSPQKGTRKLRLEPAGNRTSLEDFSKELILQAYTIYEKLLLVFQEQLNQEYREAFLLHVFLMVHRITFDQQYTMEGSKVEEANTVAASYTKQIAHLFTEHNLAINQSEINALFAYIKA encoded by the coding sequence ATGCAGCAGATAACGAAACGACAAATACAGGTTTTGTTTCAATTACTTGAGAATACGGAGCCAATGACGACCAAGGAGCTAGCAGATCAGCGGAATGTAAGCGTACGCACGATCAAATATGATCTGGACAGCATCCGTGCTTGGCTGAAGGAACGAAATCACGACCTGACGAGCAAGAGGAGTCAGGGGGTCTGGCTAGTCTTGAGTGATTCCGAAAGGATCAAGCTGAAAAGTGAGTTGATGGGCGTCGATCGATTGGAGCTGTTTGCGGATCAGACGCTGCGGCTGGATCGGTTAAGTATCCATTTGATGCTGACGAACCAAGCGATCACTTCTTTGGAATTAGCGGATCGGCTGATGGTCAGCAAGGACACGATCCTAAATGATCTGGAGGTTTTAGAAGTACGCTTGGAGTCTCTAGGACTGACCTTGGCGCGTGTCCCCCGCAAAGGGTTTCTGATCACAGGACCGGAGCATCAGGTTCGGCTATTGATCGAGGAGGTTTTGCAAAAGGACCTGACGGATTACGACATCTATAAAATCATGGATCTGCTTTTGCAAAGTGAAAAGCAGGAAGGCTATGAGCTGTATTCAGCGAAGGAAACGGCTTTTCAAAAAGTCTTCAATCAAGTTTTGGGAGATATGAGGCAATTGCTGAAGCAAATCGACACGTCGGAGCTGAATTATGCAGAGCTGCTGAATATGTTGATACGCGTCGCGATCGCTACGGTGCGTTTGCAAAATGAATACACGATCGGGCGGTATCAACTGTTGAATGATCCTAAAGAACAACAGGAACTCTCTTACTTATTGATGCAGCAAGTCTTCGATCAGTATCAATTGCCGTTGTTTGAAGACGAATACCGCTACATTTACAGCGATACCTTCGAGAATGATCCGCAGCAGGATGTTATGACCTTGACGGAGAATTTGATCTTAAAGGTAAGTAAAAAAATCAATTATTCATTCTTTAATGATCCGCAGCTCTTGACGAATCTCTACGCACACTTATCGATGCGGCTGTCTCGCAAACAAAAATTTGTGAATGAGTACAACCCCTTCAAAGAGGACATCAAAGCCAAGTATCCCGAACTCTTTGAAGCCATCGAAACGGTCGTACGACGGGAGATCCAAGGGAAAAGCCTGTTGATCAATGATTCGTTTATCGCCTACATCGCGCTTCATTTTCTCGTTTCTTATGAAAAAGCGGCCGACCTCAGGAGTGTCCGTGCCGTTTACGTTTGCTCGACGGGGTTAGGAGTGACAAGTCTGATCAAGCAGAAAATCTCGGAGGAGCTATCGAATATCGAGATCGCTGCATTTGCGTCTGTGTTGAATGCCCAGGAGATCATTAAGCAAAAGGAACCAGAATTGGTCATCAGCATTTTTCCGATCGAAGGAATGGATTGCGAATTTATCAAGGTGCATCCGCTGCCGACGAAACAGGATCTGGAGAAGATCCAACAGGCAGTCAAAAAAATCCTGCAGCAGTCTCCGCAAAAAGGCACTCGAAAGTTACGACTGGAGCCGGCAGGAAATCGGACATCGCTAGAGGATTTCAGCAAAGAGCTGATTTTACAGGCATACACGATCTATGAAAAATTATTGCTCGTCTTTCAAGAGCAGCTCAATCAAGAATACCGCGAAGCATTCTTGCTGCATGTATTTTTGATGGTCCACCGTATCACCTTTGACCAGCAATACACAATGGAAGGCAGCAAGGTA
- a CDS encoding DUF6056 family protein: MLNENFLPTKKSALPAWPTLKRFLLLTSGIAMILFLNFNKISFFADDLFFIQSDQQLLMLTLAERYETWTSRLLIEGLLLFFAHHLFLWRLCNSVMMILFALFLALYTTSQRKVVHLYLALLFFFTIPLKTLQTAGWLTTSLNYLWPVTVGLIGIFPILKWYKNGARSGATTQIFCNFLLLFACNSEVVALFLLLLLLGLISYSYIKDGKFPKLLVFPVLISYCSILFALHAPGSMARIMQEAKVTFNDFQQVSLFHKLDLGFSSTCYEFFFSSNLLVLFFFSLILLGVLRNQSSHFTRFSACMPTVILFGSVIQRSLSHWRAQSMVARTLKSVNTQLFPYDEILFALLFLCTLWALIHSVKSIKKGIFLSFLFLTGFIMRVLIGFTPAIWSSDFRTFFIFYVCILYLSLILYQETFYLPYTKYLVLFFNLAGLLTFLSLL; this comes from the coding sequence ATGCTCAACGAAAATTTTTTACCTACAAAAAAATCCGCCTTGCCAGCATGGCCTACACTCAAACGGTTCTTGCTGCTGACTAGCGGAATAGCCATGATTTTGTTCTTGAATTTCAATAAAATCAGTTTTTTCGCAGATGATTTGTTTTTTATCCAATCGGATCAGCAATTGTTGATGCTGACCTTGGCTGAGCGTTATGAAACGTGGACCTCTCGTCTGCTGATTGAAGGCCTGTTGCTCTTTTTCGCCCACCATCTTTTTCTATGGCGGCTTTGCAACAGTGTGATGATGATTCTGTTTGCTCTTTTTTTAGCACTCTACACGACGTCTCAGCGAAAAGTTGTTCATCTGTATTTAGCGCTGCTTTTCTTTTTTACGATCCCTTTGAAAACCTTGCAGACTGCCGGCTGGCTGACCACTAGTTTAAATTATTTGTGGCCTGTGACCGTGGGTCTGATCGGTATCTTTCCTATTCTGAAATGGTATAAGAACGGCGCTCGCAGCGGTGCGACCACTCAGATCTTTTGCAACTTTTTACTGCTCTTTGCCTGCAATTCAGAGGTCGTGGCGCTATTTCTATTGCTGTTGCTGCTGGGGTTGATCAGCTATTCCTACATCAAGGATGGAAAATTCCCTAAGCTGCTGGTTTTCCCAGTGCTGATCAGTTACTGCAGTATTCTTTTTGCTCTCCACGCTCCCGGCAGTATGGCGAGAATAATGCAGGAAGCAAAAGTGACTTTCAATGATTTTCAACAGGTTAGTTTGTTTCATAAGCTTGATCTAGGCTTCTCTTCTACCTGCTATGAATTTTTCTTCAGCAGCAATCTCTTGGTCCTTTTCTTCTTTTCTTTGATTCTTTTAGGGGTCCTTCGTAACCAGTCGTCCCATTTCACGCGGTTTTCTGCCTGTATGCCGACAGTCATCCTGTTTGGTTCCGTGATCCAACGCTCCCTCAGTCATTGGCGAGCGCAAAGCATGGTGGCACGCACACTGAAAAGCGTCAACACGCAGCTCTTTCCTTACGACGAGATTCTCTTTGCACTATTGTTTCTTTGTACGTTATGGGCGCTGATCCATTCCGTAAAAAGCATAAAAAAAGGGATTTTCTTGAGCTTTCTTTTTCTGACAGGCTTCATCATGCGTGTTTTGATCGGGTTCACCCCCGCGATCTGGTCGTCTGACTTCCGTACATTTTTCATTTTCTATGTATGTATCCTGTATCTCTCGCTGATCCTTTATCAGGAAACCTTCTATTTACCCTATACAAAATATTTGGTTCTTTTTTTCAATCTCGCAGGGCTGCTCACCTTTCTTTCCTTGCTATAG
- a CDS encoding magnesium transporter CorA family protein, with translation MYTKEVFNNKMNSWVNIEAENEDELKNLYRDYGIDSEFVDYSLDRNERAHLDYDKATDVLLLIFNAPNRRKIDNHYETVPMTFIVVNRTLITVTNQQSKYLYFEIKSYLEKNPQSTLFELLFGSLFIISDQFFPFVEGMDRDRKRISNLLKDKTTKQNLLLLSDLETGIVYFVTASRQNVLLVQQIKTHGIYRRLSDQEKESLDDVLIEAQQLVEMTQLSSQILQQLSGTYNNVLNNNLNDTMRILTVLSVLLTIPTIVSGFFGMNVPLPFEHNASGWIIVIVISLFLWFGLSYVLRKMMK, from the coding sequence ATGTATACAAAAGAAGTTTTCAACAATAAGATGAACAGTTGGGTAAACATCGAGGCAGAAAATGAAGATGAATTGAAGAATTTGTATCGCGATTATGGGATCGACAGCGAATTCGTCGATTATTCATTGGACCGAAACGAACGGGCCCATCTGGATTACGACAAGGCGACGGATGTATTGTTGCTGATCTTTAACGCGCCGAATCGGCGAAAGATCGACAATCACTACGAAACGGTGCCTATGACATTCATCGTGGTGAATCGCACGCTGATCACTGTCACGAACCAACAAAGCAAATATCTATATTTTGAGATCAAGAGTTACTTAGAAAAAAATCCCCAAAGTACGCTGTTTGAGCTGCTGTTTGGCAGTCTCTTCATTATATCCGATCAATTTTTCCCTTTTGTAGAGGGCATGGATCGTGACCGAAAACGCATCAGTAATCTATTGAAGGACAAGACGACAAAGCAAAACCTCTTGCTGTTATCGGATCTGGAAACAGGGATCGTTTATTTCGTGACCGCCTCTCGTCAAAATGTGTTATTAGTGCAACAAATCAAAACCCACGGGATCTATCGGCGGTTGAGCGATCAGGAAAAAGAAAGCCTGGATGATGTATTGATCGAGGCGCAGCAATTAGTGGAAATGACACAGCTTTCCTCGCAAATCTTGCAGCAATTATCAGGTACCTATAATAACGTGCTGAACAATAATTTGAATGATACGATGCGGATCTTGACCGTGCTGTCTGTTCTGCTGACGATTCCTACGATCGTTTCAGGATTTTTCGGGATGAATGTCCCGCTGCCATTCGAGCACAATGCTTCGGGGTGGATCATCGTGATCGTGATCAGTTTGTTTCTCTGGTTCGGTTTATCCTATGTCCTGCGAAAAATGATGAAATAA